TGGTGCTATCCGGGAATGACCAGCTGGCAAATAAAGGCATTGCCACTGGGGACCGTTTCGAAATTTTATAAAGGAGTCTTAAAAACATGTCAGAGCAGATTCATACATATTTAGAAGAACAGCTTGAAGCGGTTGTGAAAACTGAAGATCAAACCTTTAAGATCATTTTCCAAAGAGAAAAAATTAAGGCTGATCATGCAGCGGAATTGGAGCTCCTTAAGGAAATTGATTCAGCAATCAAAAGGGATATCATTTTAACAGAGGATGAACTGAGCCTCGTCTATCAAATTCCTTCAAATTATTTATCCTTTACTGAATTAAAAACCAAAGATAAGAGAAGCAGATGGATCTTTGCATCTTTACTTTTAAAGCGGGTTATGCGCCACCCTTTTTCAAGGCTGCACGTAATCGTATGCCCAGAAAATATCGTCGTCGATGAAAGTCTGATGCCTAATTTTCTTCATTATGGAGTGAAAGAGAGTCTTCCGCCTTATGAAAAAGACTCAAATAAGCTTTGGAACGAGTTAAAAGCAACCATAGCAGCTGCTGTAGATGGAAAGTATACTTTTCACGATTACCTAAAATTGCACGAAACGATTGAACTCTCTCCCGTTGCAGCAGATATCATGAAGGCAGATGATGAAACCGAGTTATCAGAAGTCATTCGAAAAAATATAAAAATGCTCGAAGATCGCGAGAAGGAATATATTCGTGTACCGCAAAAGAAATGGAAAATCACGAGATATACAGCTTTAGGGCTCTTTATTGTTTTACTGCCAATACTAGCTTTCAGCTTGTATTCCCTTCTTTTTACCCAGCCTAAACAAGCAGCTTTTGTTAATAGTCAGGAGCATTTTTTGAATAAAGAATATAGTGAAGTAGTTGATCAATT
The DNA window shown above is from Neobacillus sp. WH10 and carries:
- the essB gene encoding type VII secretion protein EssB, with the protein product MSEQIHTYLEEQLEAVVKTEDQTFKIIFQREKIKADHAAELELLKEIDSAIKRDIILTEDELSLVYQIPSNYLSFTELKTKDKRSRWIFASLLLKRVMRHPFSRLHVIVCPENIVVDESLMPNFLHYGVKESLPPYEKDSNKLWNELKATIAAAVDGKYTFHDYLKLHETIELSPVAADIMKADDETELSEVIRKNIKMLEDREKEYIRVPQKKWKITRYTALGLFIVLLPILAFSLYSLLFTQPKQAAFVNSQEHFLNKEYSEVVDQLSNYKIDQMPRVVQYELAHSYIINEALTEDQRDNVQNTIALHSDPLYYHYWIHIGRGSAKEALDIARSIEDRDLILFALLKYREEIKADESLSADEKQQEIKEIQSEIDEYVEEQKAQEEQEKSLLEEQSNSQLNDEAAKEEPKTEATPSNETKTEETPSNETKTEQPAEKKESAEENQN